The DNA region AAATATTCGCGCACAAAGCCCAGATCAGATAGCATTTTTTTGACAAATTCAAAATCCAAAATTTTCCCGACTTCAAAATATAGTCTTTGCGCGCGGAAATCAGCCAACGAAGGAAATTTGTGCGCTAATGTTTTTGCCGGCAAAATAGTGATAAATTTTTTCTTTTCCAGAAGCTTCTGAATTGCTGACAACAGTTCGTTTTTGAGATGATCGTCGTAAAGAGAGCCTTTCGCAGCAAATTCTCTCAGACGAGGGAACGAAGCGACTCGGCTCTGGCCTAACAGAGATTCCAAATCGTCGCGAAAAAGCTCTTCGCTCCCTTCTTCGCCCGTAATAAAAATAATCGGGCGATGCAGGTTTTTGTACAGCGCCGCTAAAAAAAGAGCTCGCAACGAACCTGCCAGCCCTTTGATGTAAATCTCTCTTTTCGATTGAATACCAGAAAGAATCCGCTTTACCGGGTGAGATTTTTCAACAATATGTAAAATGTCTTCTACTGTCATAATTTGATTAAAAATTGCCTTCGATTGCCTTTCTTACAAATCCGTCCGATAAATTTAACCGCCTCTGCGCTTCTTTTTTATCCACGCCCTTCAAAATCATCACTAACGCCGTTTTTACATGACCTTCCGCTTCTTTGAGTACTTTTTTCGCCGTATCGTAGTCGACTCCCGTGACCATGATCACTGTCCTTTTGGAGCGCTCTTCCAATTTTTTTGACGTCATCTGCAGATCGACCATCATATTGTTGTAAACTTTTCCCAGACGAATCATGGTCGTCGTGGTCAACATATTTAACACCAATTTTTGCGCGGTGCCGGCCTTCATCCGCGTAGAGCCCATAATTACTTCCGGGCCGACAACAGGGCAAATCGCGACATCGACATCCAACTCCAATTGTTCGCGATGAGTACAGGTCACGTACAGCGTCTTGGCACCTATTTTTCGCGCTTGTTCGATTGCTCCGACGACGTAAGGAGTAATTCTGCTGGCGGAAATTCCGCACGCGACATCTTTAGCCGTAAAGCCAATTGCCATCAAATCGCGGGCTCCGTCCTCTTTTCTGTCCTCGGCGCCTTCCTGGGCTTCCACTAACGCCCTATTTCCGCCGGCAATGATTCCCCGAACCAAATTTTTATCCGCTCCAAAAGTAGGAGGAATTTCCGAGGCATCTAAAACACCGAGTCTGCCGCTGGTGCCGGCGCCTACGTAAATTAGCCGGCCGCCATTTTTTATTGCATTTACGACGATTTCCACTGCCTGCGCAATGTAAGGAATTTGTTTCTCTACTACCAGGGGAACGGTTTTATCTTGTTTGTTGATCACGAGCAAAATTTCTTCCACACTCATTGAATCCAGCCCCATTGTGTCAGGATTCTGCTTTTCAGTTACCAACGTTTTCAACTTCTCATATAAATTTGATTCCAACTTACAACTCCTCCATTTTAGACTTTCACGTACACAAGGCATCTTTTTCTTGCCGGATCTACTAATTGATGATCCATTTCTTTGCTTTTCACCGTTTCGATTAGATGGTTTTGCTTCAATTCTTCAATTTCCGAATTCACATCTCCGCCTTTCCAGGCGATGAAAAATCCTTCTTTTTTCAACAATGCTTTTGTCCAACCAAAAACGACAGCGAGTTTTGCCACGGCTCGCGTCACGACAAAATCAAAAGAATGAACTAAGTTATCTTCCCGCCGCAGATTTTCACAGCGATCCATTATCACGCGCACATTTTTTAAATCCAAACCTTCAGCCACTTCCTTCAAAAAAAGCGCTTTCATTCGTTTCGATTCATTGAGAAAAACCTCAAGTTCAGGACGCAAAATAGCAATGGGAATGCCTGGAAAGCCGCCGCCGCTGCCAACGTCTAACATTTTTCCTTTGTTTGGAACAAAAAAATCAGCGAAGATAGCCAGCGACTCGGCAAAATGGTGCTCAACAATGTGAGCCGTATCGCTGCGAGAAATCAGATTTGTGCGCTGATTCCATTGCTGCAATAACTGATAATAACGCGCAAAACGGCTAATCTGAAAAGCAGAACCCGGTTCGCCTATCAGAGCAAAAATATTCTCTAATTTCTCTCTATCCTCGTTTCTCATTCTCTTTCAAATTGTTTCACGTGGAACATTTTAACCAGCCATCTTTTTCATGGCAACCAATAACACGGCGATATCCGAAGGAGATACTCCGGCAATACGAGAAGCCTGACCTATGGAACGCGGCTGTATTTTTTTTAATTTCTCCCGCGATTCTCGGGAAAGAGACGCCACATCTTCAAAATTGAAACCCGCCGGGATTTTCTTGTTTTCCAACTTGCGAAATTTTTCCACCTGCGCTTGCTGTCTTTTTAGATATCCCTCGTATTTGATTTCAATCTCCACTTGCTCGCAAACTGATTTCAGCAGCGAATCTTTTTCCGCTTTAAAAAGCGGGTGGTCTAAAATTCCCCCGAAATCCTCTAATTTTAATTCAGGCCGCTTGAGCAAATGGTACAGCGATGCCTTTTCAGAAATCGTTGACCGCTGTCTTTGCTGCAGAATCGGATTAATATCTTCAGGCGCGATCATTGTTTTTTTGAATTCTTCAATGTAACGAGCGATGAGTTGTTTCTTTTGTGTGACGCGTCGGTAAAAATTTTCGGGTATCAGTCCAAACCCATGCCCGAAATGCGACAGTCGTAAATCCGCATTATCCTGGCGCAGCAGCAGGCGATACTCTGACAGCGAGGTAAAAATACGATATGGCTCATCGATTTCGCGATTAATCAAATCGTCGATCAAAACGCCAATGTATGCCTGAGATCTATCGAGAATGAAAGGCGATTCATGG from Calditrichota bacterium includes:
- the murQ gene encoding N-acetylmuramic acid 6-phosphate etherase; the protein is MPCVRESLKWRSCKLESNLYEKLKTLVTEKQNPDTMGLDSMSVEEILLVINKQDKTVPLVVEKQIPYIAQAVEIVVNAIKNGGRLIYVGAGTSGRLGVLDASEIPPTFGADKNLVRGIIAGGNRALVEAQEGAEDRKEDGARDLMAIGFTAKDVACGISASRITPYVVGAIEQARKIGAKTLYVTCTHREQLELDVDVAICPVVGPEVIMGSTRMKAGTAQKLVLNMLTTTTMIRLGKVYNNMMVDLQMTSKKLEERSKRTVIMVTGVDYDTAKKVLKEAEGHVKTALVMILKGVDKKEAQRRLNLSDGFVRKAIEGNF
- the rsmG gene encoding 16S rRNA (guanine(527)-N(7))-methyltransferase RsmG, which codes for MRNEDREKLENIFALIGEPGSAFQISRFARYYQLLQQWNQRTNLISRSDTAHIVEHHFAESLAIFADFFVPNKGKMLDVGSGGGFPGIPIAILRPELEVFLNESKRMKALFLKEVAEGLDLKNVRVIMDRCENLRREDNLVHSFDFVVTRAVAKLAVVFGWTKALLKKEGFFIAWKGGDVNSEIEELKQNHLIETVKSKEMDHQLVDPARKRCLVYVKV